Proteins from one Hemicordylus capensis ecotype Gifberg chromosome 7, rHemCap1.1.pri, whole genome shotgun sequence genomic window:
- the SYCN gene encoding syncollin → MKAAHSLLLLPLLFALAWAQCPAPAELKGVNGTKICAQLYTDDSPYYDQCCAGRVLVVLPGEDQPYMPTAFNNKVSSLVVATRCELSVWSKKAKAGNTRKFKPGAFPRLQEYKRGLFGDWDDAISAYYCKCT, encoded by the coding sequence ATGAAGGCCGCgcacagcctcctcctcctcccgctgctcttcGCCCTGGCCTGGGCCCAGTGCCCGGCCCCGGCGGAGCTGAAGGGCGTCAACGGCACCAAGATCTGTGCCCAGCTCTACACCGACGACAGCCCCTACTACGACCAGTGCTGCGCAGGGCGCGTCCTCGTGGTGCTGCCCGGTGAGGACCAGCCCTACATGCCGACGGCTTTCAACAACAAGGTCTCCTCCTTGGTGGTGGCGACGAGATGCGAGCTCAGCGTCTGGTCCAAGAAGGCCAAAGCGGGCAACACGCGCAAGTTCAAGCCGGGGGCGTTTCCCCGGCTCCAGGAGTACAAAAGGGGGCTCTTCGGCGACTGGGATGACGCCATCTCGGCCTATTACTGCAAGTGCACTTGA